From Enterococcus mediterraneensis, the proteins below share one genomic window:
- a CDS encoding cysteine hydrolase: protein MFENKNTAIVVTDPQVEFLKPVGAGYGLTKDILEEVNTIDNLAALLKTAKERDFKVFISPHYFYPHDHKWQFGGAGETMMLEQNMFARNDQYSPVVEGSGADIIEELKPMLDDDTIITSPHKIFGPESNDLALQLRKNGIDTVVLAGMNANLCVDSHMRELIENGFKVIVATDAIGAPGKDAYQAAMTNFGFIANQVMTTEEVIDQLNK, encoded by the coding sequence ATGTTTGAAAATAAAAATACAGCTATCGTTGTCACAGATCCACAAGTAGAGTTTTTGAAACCAGTTGGTGCAGGTTATGGACTTACAAAAGATATTTTAGAAGAAGTCAATACGATCGATAATCTTGCCGCATTATTAAAAACAGCAAAAGAACGCGACTTTAAAGTATTCATTTCTCCCCATTATTTCTACCCACATGATCATAAATGGCAATTTGGCGGTGCCGGAGAAACGATGATGTTGGAACAAAATATGTTTGCACGCAATGATCAGTACAGCCCTGTTGTCGAAGGTTCAGGAGCTGACATCATTGAGGAATTAAAACCAATGTTAGATGACGATACGATCATTACTTCCCCACATAAAATTTTCGGCCCAGAAAGCAATGATTTGGCATTGCAACTGCGCAAAAATGGTATCGATACAGTTGTTTTAGCTGGGATGAACGCAAACCTATGTGTGGATTCTCATATGCGCGAGCTGATTGAAAATGGATTCAAAGTGATCGTGGCTACCGATGCCATCGGTGCTCCAGGTAAAGATGCTTATCAAGCAGCGATGACGAATTTCGGATTTATCGCAAATCAAGTGATGACAACAGAAGAAGTAATCGACCAATTAAACAAATAA
- a CDS encoding TetR/AcrR family transcriptional regulator — MSTKEKIIQSARELIYKNGYNNTSIRDILLAADAGKGQLYYYFDSKKSIGLAVIQENIAEWREELFEGILISSSDPEKDFRDMLKWFYSFHHEQTKYYGCPMGNLIFELSMEDEDFRTVLDAFMTEWINALSAKLVEIPSLKLDNESAKEEARAIISQLQGSILMLKVTQNFSVLAETLARLEQKYTSYDQVILSQS, encoded by the coding sequence ATGAGCACAAAAGAGAAAATCATCCAAAGCGCCCGCGAGCTGATTTATAAAAACGGCTATAACAATACATCTATCCGAGATATTTTATTAGCAGCAGATGCTGGCAAAGGGCAGCTTTATTATTATTTTGATTCAAAAAAAAGTATCGGATTAGCGGTCATTCAGGAAAATATCGCTGAATGGCGGGAAGAACTGTTTGAAGGGATCTTGATCTCCAGCAGCGATCCGGAAAAAGACTTTCGTGATATGTTGAAGTGGTTTTACTCGTTTCATCACGAACAGACGAAGTATTATGGATGTCCGATGGGCAATTTGATCTTTGAACTGTCAATGGAGGATGAAGACTTCCGAACGGTTTTAGATGCTTTCATGACTGAATGGATCAATGCTTTGTCAGCCAAGTTAGTAGAAATACCTTCGTTGAAATTGGATAATGAAAGTGCAAAAGAAGAAGCCCGTGCGATCATTTCCCAACTTCAGGGTAGTATTTTGATGTTGAAAGTGACGCAAAATTTCTCGGTATTAGCGGAAACTTTAGCCAGATTGGAACAGAAATATACGTCTTATGATCAAGTAATTCTTTCTCAAAGTTAA
- a CDS encoding helix-hairpin-helix domain-containing protein, with product MERIFDIWRKYRMFFVFGALILIIMSGSIYFYFRQTTPETEWETFATTSRSMEQIQSTDKKEILIDIKGEVKKPGVYTLSENARLQEAIFLAGGLTEKAEEKSLNLAAKLTDQQMIYVPNKEEAAETLPIQNLTNENTANTDDTININTATVTELQQLSGIGEKKAQAIIDYREENGPFASVEDLTEVSGIGEKTVEKLKPSITI from the coding sequence ATGGAAAGAATTTTTGATATCTGGCGTAAATACCGTATGTTTTTCGTTTTTGGGGCGCTTATTTTGATTATCATGAGCGGCAGCATTTACTTTTATTTCCGCCAAACCACGCCGGAAACGGAATGGGAAACATTTGCTACCACCAGCAGGAGTATGGAACAAATTCAATCCACTGACAAAAAAGAGATCCTGATCGATATCAAAGGTGAAGTGAAAAAGCCGGGTGTCTATACATTGTCAGAAAATGCCCGACTCCAAGAAGCGATTTTTTTGGCAGGAGGATTGACGGAAAAAGCGGAAGAGAAGTCGTTGAATCTGGCGGCTAAGCTGACGGATCAGCAGATGATCTATGTTCCTAATAAAGAAGAGGCGGCGGAGACTTTACCTATCCAAAACCTGACTAATGAGAATACAGCAAATACAGATGATACGATCAATATCAATACAGCAACAGTCACAGAATTACAGCAACTATCAGGTATCGGCGAGAAGAAAGCCCAAGCGATCATTGACTATCGGGAAGAAAATGGTCCATTTGCTTCGGTAGAGGATCTGACCGAAGTTTCAGGCATCGGCGAAAAGACGGTTGAAAAATTGAAACCATCTATTACAATATAA
- a CDS encoding ComE operon protein 2 produces the protein MTDERIPWDQYFMAQAVLLALRSTCTRLEVGATLVKDRRIIAGGYNGSVGGDVHCIDEGCYVVDGHCIRTIHAEMNALLQCSKLGISTEDSEIYVTHFPCLPCTKAILQAGVKTIHYLHDYRNNEYALDLIRQVGAEVHQVQLDPKYFAKLSFGELSEKPLH, from the coding sequence ATGACAGACGAACGAATTCCATGGGACCAGTATTTCATGGCACAAGCAGTATTATTAGCATTACGCAGTACGTGTACGCGTTTAGAAGTGGGAGCGACCCTGGTCAAAGATCGGCGGATCATCGCCGGTGGATATAATGGATCTGTTGGCGGCGATGTCCACTGTATCGATGAAGGCTGTTATGTAGTGGACGGTCATTGTATCCGCACGATCCATGCGGAAATGAACGCATTACTGCAATGCTCAAAATTAGGGATCTCTACCGAAGATTCCGAAATTTATGTGACACATTTTCCGTGTTTGCCTTGTACGAAAGCGATCCTTCAAGCCGGTGTTAAAACGATCCATTATTTGCATGATTATCGGAACAACGAATACGCGTTGGATTTGATCCGACAAGTGGGGGCTGAGGTTCATCAAGTTCAACTTGATCCGAAATATTTTGCGAAGCTTTCCTTTGGAGAATTGAGTGAAAAACCGCTCCATTGA
- a CDS encoding DNA internalization-related competence protein ComEC/Rec2, giving the protein MVLGSSGAYLLAAPWFVFTFIYFSVTICCKRQLGLLLLGVFCSLFVLYRANLMKPKPLPTGKVQQVITVAADTIERNGNQISFDAVNQQNALLRCTYTLKTTDEIISWQQREDWLARLLVQGEIKQGDEQRNQHAFDYQRYLSLNGYSGILSISHIKQKQMIKGFSLQRLRTRLITHIEKQFPEKSGLYLLSLLAGYKDRRFDEISEVFAPSGVLHLFSISGMHMYFFLGLFQTLFKKLRWTQSERFLPFCLLIVFSSVLLGGSPSMWRASLLYLLKELTGLFRFKLSAMDRFAIVLMALLCFDPLISGKTAGQLSLLMAWLLLCQPQPRSLIENIKQSQWLSILAAPCILYLFFEWPLFGGILTFVLVPFFCFFLLPVALILLIFSFFTTIPFLGIFEDILRGVESLLGLFSWTWQAGQPPLFIALSGLILGVCFYQKKKPILALFCCLVLPSMPQVISLEMSVTFVDVGQGDAILLKAPLKKEVILIDTGGRLEFPVDSSFEKKKRANAEFTLLPFLKGQGIQRIDKLFLTHGDTDHMGDLLTIAEKIAIDTIYLVKGSQYHPNIQKVLPKLPADTKIREVQADTIFSDYFPLKVLFPFQEGRGENEDSLVLAMQAKKSRFLFMGDLGKEGEKQLLSRYPNLTADVLKLGHHGSRTSTDSKFIETVQPRQAIVSCGANNRFGHPHQEVLSVLQEKNIEILRTDQQGMITYRWYPWQDLPEVIKMKEN; this is encoded by the coding sequence ATGGTTTTAGGGTCTAGCGGCGCGTATCTATTGGCTGCGCCCTGGTTTGTTTTCACCTTTATATATTTTTCTGTGACTATTTGCTGCAAAAGACAACTAGGTTTATTACTACTAGGAGTATTTTGCAGCCTTTTTGTTTTATATCGAGCCAATCTTATGAAGCCTAAACCTTTGCCAACTGGAAAAGTACAACAAGTGATCACCGTTGCCGCAGATACTATTGAAAGAAATGGCAATCAGATTTCTTTTGATGCTGTCAATCAACAAAATGCTTTGTTGCGTTGTACTTATACGTTAAAAACAACCGATGAGATAATCAGTTGGCAGCAACGAGAGGATTGGTTAGCACGTTTATTGGTTCAAGGAGAGATCAAACAAGGTGACGAGCAAAGGAATCAACACGCTTTTGATTATCAACGTTATTTGTCTCTCAATGGCTATTCGGGTATTTTATCTATTTCCCATATCAAGCAAAAACAAATGATCAAAGGATTTTCACTGCAACGTTTACGGACAAGGCTGATCACTCATATCGAAAAGCAGTTTCCGGAAAAAAGCGGGCTTTATCTCTTATCACTTTTAGCAGGCTATAAGGATCGGCGATTTGATGAGATCTCTGAAGTCTTTGCCCCCAGCGGAGTTTTGCATTTGTTCAGTATCTCAGGAATGCATATGTATTTCTTTTTGGGACTTTTCCAAACACTTTTTAAAAAATTGCGCTGGACACAGTCGGAACGGTTCCTTCCTTTTTGTCTGCTGATAGTATTTTCCAGTGTATTATTAGGCGGGTCGCCGAGTATGTGGCGTGCAAGCCTGTTGTATTTATTAAAAGAACTGACTGGACTATTTCGCTTCAAACTCTCGGCAATGGATCGTTTTGCGATCGTCTTGATGGCTTTATTGTGTTTTGATCCCCTGATCAGCGGGAAAACAGCAGGACAGCTCTCATTATTGATGGCCTGGCTGCTTCTTTGTCAGCCGCAACCCCGCTCTTTGATAGAAAACATCAAACAATCACAATGGCTTTCTATTTTGGCAGCACCATGTATACTTTATCTATTTTTTGAATGGCCGCTTTTTGGCGGAATTTTAACGTTTGTTCTCGTTCCGTTTTTCTGCTTTTTTCTCTTGCCGGTCGCGCTTATTCTTCTGATTTTTTCCTTTTTTACAACGATTCCGTTTTTAGGGATATTTGAGGATATTTTACGGGGTGTCGAATCGCTTCTCGGATTGTTTTCGTGGACGTGGCAAGCCGGACAGCCGCCATTGTTTATTGCACTTTCAGGATTGATTTTAGGCGTGTGCTTCTATCAAAAAAAGAAGCCGATTCTGGCATTATTCTGCTGCTTGGTTTTACCGTCAATGCCGCAAGTGATTTCTTTAGAGATGTCTGTGACATTTGTTGATGTGGGGCAGGGGGATGCCATCTTATTGAAAGCACCATTGAAAAAAGAAGTCATTTTGATCGACACAGGTGGACGATTGGAATTTCCTGTTGATTCTTCTTTTGAAAAAAAGAAACGCGCGAACGCGGAATTCACTTTGTTGCCGTTTCTTAAAGGACAAGGGATTCAGCGGATCGATAAGTTGTTTCTAACGCACGGCGACACGGATCATATGGGGGATCTTTTGACGATTGCTGAAAAGATCGCGATCGATACGATTTATTTAGTCAAAGGCAGTCAGTATCACCCAAATATACAAAAAGTTCTGCCCAAGCTGCCTGCTGATACAAAAATCAGAGAAGTTCAAGCAGATACGATATTCTCTGATTATTTTCCTCTAAAAGTCCTCTTTCCTTTTCAGGAAGGGCGCGGGGAAAATGAAGATTCTTTGGTCTTGGCGATGCAAGCTAAAAAATCCCGCTTTTTATTTATGGGAGATTTGGGAAAAGAAGGGGAAAAACAATTATTGTCTCGCTATCCGAACCTGACAGCAGATGTTTTGAAATTAGGTCATCATGGCAGTCGGACTTCGACAGACAGCAAATTTATCGAAACGGTCCAGCCGCGGCAGGCAATCGTTTCTTGCGGCGCAAACAATCGTTTCGGTCATCCTCATCAGGAGGTCTTATCAGTGTTGCAAGAGAAAAATATTGAGATCCTGCGAACCGATCAGCAAGGAATGATCACCTATCGCTGGTATCCATGGCAGGATCTGCCAGAGGTCATAAAAATGAAAGAAAACTAG
- the holA gene encoding DNA polymerase III subunit delta, whose translation MNTQTALQAIRSKKLEPVYLVAGTEKYLQDQIRDAFFKRLAVEEDDLNFAQFDMERDPIDAVIAEAESAPFFGDQRLIIVERPFFLTAEKKANAPEHDLDALLAYLKEPNETSVLVFFADYEKLDERKKITKQLKKNSELIDVQPLKEADVRRYVQQTMENAGLKMDRQTIDLFLQLTDLNLSKTMHELEKLTIYAGDAHTISKQELLQLIPKTLEHNIFDLTSYVLTGKVEDALRIYQDLLLQGEETIKINAILIGQLRLLLQTRILMKLGYQQAKIAETLKIHPYRVKLAMQQVRNYQEKVLIDLYDALVENDYLVKTGKIDKEFAFQLFVLKTGQRVS comes from the coding sequence ATGAATACTCAGACAGCGCTGCAGGCGATTCGTTCAAAAAAATTAGAGCCGGTCTATCTGGTAGCCGGCACCGAAAAATATTTACAAGATCAGATCAGAGACGCATTTTTCAAACGGTTGGCAGTCGAGGAGGATGATCTGAATTTCGCGCAATTCGATATGGAGCGTGATCCCATCGACGCAGTCATCGCGGAAGCGGAATCCGCGCCGTTTTTTGGCGATCAGCGGCTGATCATTGTGGAGCGTCCGTTCTTTTTGACCGCAGAAAAAAAAGCAAATGCGCCGGAACATGATTTGGATGCGCTGCTTGCTTATCTGAAAGAACCTAACGAGACGTCCGTTTTGGTATTTTTTGCAGATTATGAAAAATTAGATGAACGGAAAAAAATCACCAAACAGCTTAAAAAAAATAGTGAATTGATCGATGTCCAGCCTTTGAAAGAAGCAGATGTCCGCCGCTATGTTCAGCAGACCATGGAAAATGCCGGACTGAAGATGGATCGTCAAACGATTGATCTATTCTTACAGCTTACGGATCTGAATTTGAGCAAAACGATGCATGAATTGGAAAAGCTGACGATCTATGCCGGTGATGCTCATACTATCAGCAAGCAAGAACTGCTGCAGTTGATCCCGAAAACATTGGAACATAATATTTTTGATCTAACAAGTTATGTTTTGACAGGCAAAGTTGAGGATGCGTTAAGGATCTATCAGGATCTGCTTTTGCAAGGAGAAGAAACTATCAAGATCAATGCAATTTTGATCGGTCAATTGCGTTTATTATTGCAGACACGTATCTTGATGAAATTGGGATATCAGCAAGCAAAAATCGCGGAAACACTCAAAATCCATCCTTATCGAGTAAAACTTGCGATGCAGCAGGTGCGGAATTACCAAGAAAAGGTATTGATCGATCTTTACGACGCATTAGTGGAAAACGATTATCTGGTAAAAACCGGTAAGATCGATAAAGAATTCGCTTTTCAATTATTTGTTTTAAAGACTGGTCAACGAGTCTCCTAG
- the rpsT gene encoding 30S ribosomal protein S20, with product MPNIESAIKRVRTSEAANAKNSSQVSSMRSAVKKFEQAVEAGADNVDALYKDAAKAIDMAESKGLIHKNKASRDKSRLSKKIAK from the coding sequence ATGCCAAACATTGAATCTGCAATCAAACGCGTTCGTACAAGCGAAGCCGCTAATGCTAAGAATTCATCTCAAGTAAGCTCTATGCGTTCAGCTGTCAAAAAATTTGAACAAGCTGTTGAAGCTGGTGCTGATAACGTAGATGCGTTATATAAAGATGCTGCTAAAGCAATCGACATGGCTGAGTCAAAAGGATTGATCCACAAAAACAAAGCAAGTCGCGACAAATCTCGTTTAAGCAAAAAAATCGCTAAATAA
- a CDS encoding inorganic phosphate transporter, with product MGVIFVNGWTDAPNAIATAVSTRVLKPNVAIWIAVAMNFLGALVMTAFNAQVAETISNIVSFDAQGNLAASQIALAASLFSIVVWSVAAWYFGIPTSESHALIAGLTGSAMALGGLGAVNGQEWIKVLIGLVVSTVMGFGGGYLITKVIVVIFRNVQRRAANKFFTIGQAIAAAANAFLHGAQDGQKFMGVFMLGLYYNNLVEKSGNGFVIPLWVMALCSLTMGFGTSVGGMKIIKSVGMDMVKIEKYQGFSADVSAAICLFLASMFGIPVSTTHTKTTAIMGVGASRRLSSVDWRIVKEMIFAWVMTFPGCGVIAFVMAKLFVAIF from the coding sequence ATGGGTGTAATTTTTGTAAACGGTTGGACAGATGCGCCGAACGCGATCGCGACAGCAGTCTCTACGCGTGTGCTGAAACCGAATGTAGCAATCTGGATCGCAGTCGCCATGAATTTCTTAGGGGCGCTTGTGATGACAGCGTTTAACGCGCAGGTAGCAGAGACAATCAGCAACATCGTCAGCTTTGATGCGCAAGGAAATCTCGCAGCTTCTCAGATCGCGTTGGCAGCTTCGCTGTTTTCCATCGTAGTCTGGTCAGTTGCCGCTTGGTATTTTGGTATCCCGACCAGTGAATCCCACGCGTTGATCGCCGGATTGACAGGTTCAGCGATGGCATTAGGCGGTTTAGGCGCGGTCAACGGACAAGAATGGATCAAAGTTCTGATTGGGTTAGTTGTTTCGACTGTCATGGGATTTGGCGGTGGTTACTTGATTACCAAAGTGATCGTTGTCATTTTTCGAAATGTTCAGCGACGCGCGGCAAATAAATTTTTTACCATTGGTCAAGCGATCGCAGCTGCGGCGAATGCCTTTTTGCATGGCGCGCAAGATGGTCAAAAATTTATGGGGGTTTTCATGCTAGGCCTTTACTATAACAACCTAGTAGAGAAATCCGGCAACGGATTTGTCATTCCGCTATGGGTCATGGCGCTTTGTTCATTGACAATGGGCTTTGGGACTTCTGTCGGCGGTATGAAAATCATTAAATCTGTCGGAATGGACATGGTGAAGATCGAAAAATATCAAGGATTTTCAGCGGATGTCAGTGCAGCAATCTGTCTGTTTTTGGCTTCTATGTTTGGGATTCCGGTTTCTACCACCCATACGAAAACAACAGCGATCATGGGTGTGGGCGCTTCTCGACGTTTATCCAGTGTCGATTGGCGGATCGTTAAAGAAATGATCTTTGCTTGGGTGATGACTTTCCCAGGCTGTGGTGTTATCGCTTTTGTAATGGCGAAATTATTTGTAGCAATTTTTTAA
- a CDS encoding DUF47 domain-containing protein — protein sequence MARRKQYDFFVAMEHLAENAHTAAEILLDLVRNYSPEKLVSESEKIHDLEREADHIVTELTNELYDAFITPIDREDILVISERLDDILDGINGMTYLFENLVITEMREETDVFAEMVAKAAKGVHTATKEFPKFKNSKTLRKMIDEVNHTESDADRLYSKLKKGLFTEEENVVEIIKWKDIYDRFEEIINDSESAVDIIDGMVIKNT from the coding sequence ATGGCACGGAGAAAACAATACGACTTTTTTGTGGCAATGGAACATTTAGCAGAAAATGCGCATACTGCCGCGGAGATCTTACTTGATTTGGTAAGAAACTATTCCCCAGAAAAACTGGTGTCGGAGTCGGAAAAAATTCACGATTTAGAACGAGAAGCAGACCACATCGTTACTGAATTGACGAATGAGTTGTATGACGCCTTCATCACACCGATCGATCGGGAAGATATCTTGGTTATTTCAGAACGCCTCGATGATATTTTAGATGGGATCAACGGGATGACTTATCTTTTCGAAAATCTTGTAATCACTGAAATGCGTGAAGAAACAGATGTCTTTGCGGAAATGGTAGCGAAAGCCGCGAAAGGCGTACACACAGCGACAAAAGAATTTCCTAAATTCAAAAACTCGAAAACACTTCGCAAAATGATCGATGAGGTCAATCATACTGAATCAGATGCCGATCGACTTTACTCAAAGTTGAAGAAGGGTTTGTTCACTGAAGAAGAAAATGTCGTTGAGATCATCAAATGGAAAGATATCTACGACCGTTTTGAAGAAATCATCAATGACAGCGAATCAGCTGTTGATATCATTGACGGTATGGTAATCAAAAACACATAA
- a CDS encoding heavy metal translocating P-type ATPase, whose protein sequence is MSKTEKQAFFSTVFCLIFMISGLIVGSFSEIIAIFLFLFAIFFGGWKQTSEGLQELFTKKRVNVDLLMALAAIGACIIGDWFEGAMLTFIFCLSGFLEEYTTNKSRKEITSLMNLQPATAQKYLADGTLAEIPVSELAVADRVLVPKGATIPIDGTIQQGSSAINEAAVNGESMPVEKQVGDEVYGGTLNLGNSLVIEVTKVSSETVMAKIVKLVEEAQARPTQTASFIEKIENIYVKIVLIIVPLMILLPHYLIGWSWEESFYRGMVLLVVASPCALVASATPATLAAISSSARNGILLKGGAALERFANLKAIAFDKTGTLTEGKPVVTDAVFLQDTPLIRQMIVAMETKTTHPLADAIVNYFDLSLDEKLQNLEIEEITGFGLQAVYQNAVWKVGKHAYDPNYQQLGSKHQKLIQQFSNSGKTIIYYARDHELLAFFALQDIAKADAHQVIHYFKEKNIQTVMLTGDHEGTAKVIAKKLNLDEYHANCLPDDKSRIIADLKESYGDNAMVGDGINDAPALASASIGVAMGEGTDLAVDVAEMVLMKNELVKLQQIHLHSLKLKRIITQNIIFSVSVIGILILSNFFQIISLPLGVVGHEGSTILVILNGLRMLRMPKVLHQNPDCLDCEAYKLRNLGAATPDNNLQ, encoded by the coding sequence ATGAGTAAAACAGAAAAGCAAGCTTTCTTCTCCACTGTTTTTTGTTTGATTTTTATGATCAGCGGACTGATCGTCGGCTCTTTTTCAGAAATTATCGCTATTTTCTTATTCCTTTTCGCCATCTTTTTTGGCGGTTGGAAACAAACTTCGGAGGGGCTTCAAGAACTGTTTACGAAAAAGCGTGTCAATGTCGATCTTCTGATGGCGTTGGCCGCGATCGGTGCCTGCATCATCGGCGATTGGTTTGAAGGCGCGATGTTGACCTTTATTTTTTGCCTAAGCGGTTTTCTGGAAGAATACACTACTAACAAAAGCCGTAAAGAGATCACTTCATTGATGAATCTGCAGCCGGCCACCGCGCAAAAGTATCTCGCCGACGGAACACTGGCAGAAATACCTGTTTCCGAATTGGCAGTCGCTGATCGTGTACTTGTCCCTAAAGGAGCCACGATCCCTATCGACGGAACGATTCAACAAGGAAGCTCAGCGATCAACGAAGCCGCAGTCAACGGTGAATCAATGCCTGTTGAAAAACAAGTCGGTGATGAAGTATACGGCGGTACACTCAATTTAGGAAACTCTCTGGTGATCGAAGTGACCAAAGTAAGCAGTGAAACTGTGATGGCTAAGATCGTGAAACTTGTTGAGGAAGCTCAGGCACGACCAACTCAAACTGCAAGCTTCATCGAAAAAATCGAAAATATCTATGTCAAGATCGTCTTGATCATTGTTCCGTTGATGATCCTGCTTCCTCATTACCTGATTGGCTGGAGTTGGGAAGAAAGTTTTTATCGCGGGATGGTACTTTTAGTGGTAGCTTCTCCTTGCGCATTGGTCGCCTCAGCCACCCCCGCTACATTGGCTGCTATCTCCAGCAGTGCTCGAAACGGGATCTTACTGAAAGGCGGCGCGGCGTTGGAACGTTTTGCCAACCTTAAAGCTATCGCCTTTGATAAGACAGGCACACTGACAGAAGGCAAACCCGTCGTAACGGATGCGGTCTTTTTGCAAGATACGCCGCTTATTCGGCAAATGATCGTTGCTATGGAAACGAAAACTACCCATCCACTAGCTGATGCCATCGTTAATTACTTTGACCTATCTCTTGATGAAAAACTGCAAAATCTAGAAATCGAAGAGATCACTGGCTTTGGCTTGCAAGCTGTTTATCAAAACGCTGTCTGGAAAGTCGGCAAACACGCCTATGATCCAAATTATCAGCAGTTAGGCAGCAAACATCAAAAGCTGATCCAACAATTTTCTAACAGCGGAAAAACCATTATTTATTATGCTCGTGATCATGAGCTGTTAGCATTCTTCGCTTTACAGGATATTGCCAAAGCAGATGCGCATCAGGTCATTCATTATTTCAAAGAAAAAAATATCCAAACAGTGATGCTGACCGGCGATCATGAAGGTACCGCCAAAGTAATCGCTAAAAAATTGAATCTGGATGAATATCATGCCAATTGCCTACCAGATGATAAATCTCGAATCATCGCTGATTTAAAGGAATCTTACGGTGACAATGCCATGGTGGGCGACGGTATCAATGACGCTCCTGCTCTAGCCAGTGCATCTATCGGTGTCGCTATGGGAGAAGGAACCGATCTGGCTGTCGATGTAGCAGAGATGGTATTGATGAAAAATGAATTGGTGAAATTACAGCAGATCCATCTCCACTCCCTGAAATTGAAACGGATCATCACTCAAAATATCATTTTTTCCGTCTCGGTCATCGGTATCTTGATCTTATCCAACTTTTTCCAAATCATCAGTTTACCGCTGGGAGTGGTGGGACACGAAGGCAGTACGATCTTAGTCATCCTCAACGGTTTACGGATGTTGCGGATGCCGAAAGTCCTCCATCAAAATCCTGACTGTCTGGATTGCGAAGCGTATAAATTGCGAAATCTTGGTGCCGCAACGCCAGACAACAATCTCCAGTAA
- a CDS encoding undecaprenyl-diphosphate phosphatase, producing the protein MIFANFIKAVLLGIIEGITEWLPISSTGHLILANEFIKLQESAEFMTMFNVVIQLGAILAVVYLYFHKLNPFSPKKNELEKKNTWILWSKVIVACLPAAIIGIPLDDWLDAHFHKFLPVAIMLIVYGIAFIVVERRNKNVTPKCTDLNLFTYKAAAVVGFFQVLSLIPGTSRSGATILGAILIGSSRFVATEFSFFLGIPVMFGASLLKIVKFISDGNTFTFQATFILLTGTIVSFIVSILAIKFLMNYLKKNDFTVFGWYRIVLGVILIGYWLISM; encoded by the coding sequence ATGATTTTTGCGAATTTCATCAAAGCAGTTCTGCTAGGGATCATCGAAGGTATCACTGAATGGCTGCCCATCAGCAGTACCGGCCACCTGATCTTAGCGAATGAATTTATCAAGTTACAGGAATCGGCAGAGTTCATGACTATGTTCAATGTCGTTATCCAATTAGGCGCGATTCTTGCGGTGGTCTATCTTTATTTTCATAAATTGAATCCTTTTTCTCCGAAAAAAAATGAATTGGAAAAGAAAAACACTTGGATCCTTTGGTCAAAAGTTATAGTTGCTTGTTTACCGGCTGCGATCATTGGTATTCCGCTAGATGATTGGCTGGATGCTCATTTTCATAAATTCTTGCCAGTAGCGATCATGCTGATCGTTTACGGGATCGCATTTATCGTCGTAGAAAGACGCAACAAGAATGTGACACCTAAATGCACTGATCTTAATTTATTCACTTATAAAGCTGCGGCTGTCGTCGGCTTTTTCCAAGTTTTGTCGTTGATTCCAGGGACTTCCCGTTCCGGCGCGACGATTTTAGGTGCTATCTTGATCGGTTCTTCCCGATTCGTAGCCACAGAATTCTCTTTCTTTTTAGGGATTCCAGTTATGTTTGGGGCCAGCTTGCTGAAAATAGTCAAATTTATCAGTGACGGCAATACCTTTACATTCCAAGCAACCTTTATTTTGTTGACTGGGACGATCGTTTCCTTTATCGTTTCCATCTTAGCAATCAAATTCTTAATGAACTACCTCAAGAAAAACGACTTTACTGTATTTGGTTGGTATCGAATCGTTTTAGGTGTTATCCTGATCGGTTATTGGCTGATCAGTATGTAA